A single genomic interval of Helianthus annuus cultivar XRQ/B chromosome 13, HanXRQr2.0-SUNRISE, whole genome shotgun sequence harbors:
- the LOC110894041 gene encoding polygalacturonate 4-alpha-galacturonosyltransferase gives MATMAFKRGNSMTGGRRNSGGSGSWMSIVVIMLLLVLAPVGYFFGSGMYTSIDVNDLSTSIGKQDVDWRAKLAFQHIRSLFSKRVIDVIKASTDDLGPLSLDSFRKNNLSASWKFTEQDHVINSTSSPAEITEGTRKWTPTGKLEKILDGHSQSVDTPEKLARRKLRDKRRENRAADLVKNDNNVIIKLENAAIERSKSVDSAVLGKYSIWRKENDNENIDTTIRLVRDQMIMARVYMSIATMKNKTQLAHELQSQLKESQRALGDATADADLNHSVAEKIKAMGQLLSKAKEQLYDCKLVTGKLRAMLQSADERVRSLKKQSMFLSQIAAKTIPNGIHCLSMRLTIDYYLLPLEKRVFPRRENLENPDLYHYALFSDNVLAASVVVNSTIKNAKEPEKHVFHLVSDKLNFGAMNMWFLLNPPGKATIHVENVDEFKWLNSSYCPVLRQLESAAMKEYYFKSDHQTTGSSNLKYRNPKYLSMLNHLRFYLPQVYPKLNKILFLDDDIVVQKDLTGLWKVDLNGKVNGAVETCGESFHRFDKYLNFSNPHIARNFDPNACGWAYGMNMFDLDVWKKKDITGIYHKWQNMNEDRVLWKLGTLPPGLMTFYGLTHPLDKSWHVLGLGYNPSIDKRDIEKAAVIHYNGNMKPWLELAMTKYRSYWVKYIKFDHPYVRGCKLGE, from the exons ATTATGTTGCTTTTAGTTCTTGCTCCCGTGGGTTACTTCTTTGGGAGTGGGATGTATACTTCAATTG ATGTAAATGATTTATCAACTAGCATCGGCAAGCAA GACGTAGATTGGAGAGCAAAGCTGGCTTTTCAACACATCCGGTCTCTTTTTTCGAAAAGG GTTATTGATGTCATCAAGGCAAGCACAGATGATTTAggacctttgagtcttgattcaTTTCGAAAAAACAACCTATCAGCTTCTTGGAAATTCACCGAGCAAGACCACGTGATCAATAGTACTTCCAGTCCCGCTGAG ATAACGGAAGGTACTAGAAAATGGACCCCAACCGGTAAACTGGAGAAAATTCTAGATGGTCATTCTCAATCGGTTGATACGCCTGAAAAGCTGGCGAGGAGG AAACTGAGAGATAAAAGACGCGAAAATCGAGCGGCTGATTTAGTGAAAAACGACAACAATGTCATCATAAAGCTTGAAAATGCGGCCATCGAGCGGTCAAAGTCGGTTGACTCTGCTGTTCTTGGAAAGTACAGTATTTGGAGAAAAGAGAATGATAACGAGAACATTGACACAACTATACGATTGGTTCGGGATCAAATGATTATGGCTAGGGTTTATATGAGCATTGCAACAATGAAAAACAAGACACAATTAGCACATGAACTGCAAAGTCAACTTAAAGAAAGTCAACGTGCTTTAGGAGATGCTACAGCTGATGCTGATCTTAATCACAG TGTTGCGGAGAAAATCAAAGCTATGGGTCAACTACTGTCTAAAGCTAAAGAACAGCTATATGATTGTAAGTTAGTCACGGGGAAGCTGAGAGCTATGCTACAGTCAGCAGATGAACGAGTTCGTAGCTTGAAGAAACAGAGCATGTTTTTGAGTCAAATCGCTGCCAAAACAATCCCAAACGGTATTCATTGCTTATCCATGCGCCTAACAATCGATTATTATCTTCTTCCGTTGGAGAAACGCGTATTCCCAAGGAGGGAGAATCTTGAGAATCCAGATCTCTATCATTATGCTCTGTTCTCTGATAATGTCTTGGCTGCATCGGTGGTTGTGAATTCGACTATCAAGAATGCTAAG GAACCAGAGAAACATGTTTTTCATCTCGTCTCCGATAAATTAAATTTCGGAGCAATGAACATGTGGTTTTTACTTAATCCACCTGGCAAAGCTACAATCCACGTCGAAAACGTCGACGAATTCAAATGGCTAAACTCATCCTACTGTCCGGTTCTTCGACAACTCGAATCCGCCGCGATGAAAGAATACTATTTCAAATCAGATCATCAAACAACCGGTTCATCAAATTTAAAGTACCGAAACCCGAAGTATCTTTCAATGTTGAATCACCTTCGGTTTTATCTCCCTCAAGTTTATCCCAAATTGAACAAAATTCTTTTTCTGGATGATGATATTGTGGTTCAAAAAGACTTAACGGGGTTATGGAAGGTCGATCTGAACGGGAAAGTGAACGGTGCGGTTGAAACGTGTGGAGAAAGCTTTCACCGTTTTGATAAGTATTTGAATTTCTCGAATCCTCATATTGCGAGAAATTTTGACCCGAATGCGTGTGGATGGGCTTACGGGATGAATATGTTTGATCTTGATGTGTGGAAGAAGAAGGATATAACTGGTATTTACCACAAATGGCAAAATATG AATGAAGATCGGGTTTTATGGAAGCTCGGGACGTTGCCTCCTGGACTAATGACATTTTACGGGCTAACACATCCACTCGACAAGTCATGGCATGTACTCGGTCTCGGGTACAACCCGAGCATTGACAAAAGAGATATCGAGAAAGCAGCTGTGATTCACTATAACGGAAACATGAAACCGTGGCTAGAGTTGGCAATGACAAAGTACCGTTCATATTGGGTCAAATACATAAAGTTTGACCACCCGTATGTTCGGGGTTGCAAACTAGGCGAATGA